Within the Timaviella obliquedivisa GSE-PSE-MK23-08B genome, the region AAATTTATTGCTAGTCATTAGGTTACATCATCTCACGATGTAACCTAATGACTAACTTGAAGTTGCAGTATTGCTGAATTGCAGCATAAAAATCTGCTTCCTTTGCTCTCTTAGAAGTTGAGTTTCATACTTTCGTTCAGCAAAGCTGAAACCTCTACCGATGCAGGCAGAGAGTCAACAGCGGCAGGAATGCGGTCATTATCCATACGAAGATTACACCCTGTCCTTTGTAAGACGGCTCTGCTTCAGTTAATAAAGTTTCAATGCGTTCCTCCAGGCGGTTTGCTGAAGCGGTAGCGGTAGTGCCAAAAGCAGCGCAATTAATTTCGGAGTGTATTAAAGGATCTTTGACTACTAACAACAATGTTTCTGCCAGCAGCAGCGCATCGACTTTCTGGGCAGCCCATTGATCGGCACGCAGTTCGCGTAGTAGCAATAGTTCTTGCCACAGAATGTTGGAATAAGGGAGCCATCTAGTAGCTTGACGTAACCAGCCCAGCCAGAAAAACCAGAAGGTATCTCGATAATAATGGTGAGCTGCCTCATGAGTCAGGACTGCCTCAATTTGGGCATCGTTGAACGAGGTTAGCAATCCACGACTTATGACTAGTTTAGAATTCCAAAAACCCACTTGGGCTGCAAATAAGGCAGGTGTATCAAGAAGATGTCCGACTGTTTTTTGAAAATTAAAGAGATTATAGGTTTGAACCGTCTGGA harbors:
- a CDS encoding M56 family metallopeptidase, translating into MHLSFILLSLAAVFCIRLCSPQRPGQRPWSSRWQWALSLFLLPPLLLITTALAVMLMGTDGYMLGLPVGWIGYLLALSFLGYTGLRLIGLMVGGWRSIQTVQTYNLFNFQKTVGHLLDTPALFAAQVGFWNSKLVISRGLLTSFNDAQIEAVLTHEAAHHYYRDTFWFFWLGWLRQATRWLPYSNILWQELLLLRELRADQWAAQKVDALLLAETLLLVVKDPLIHSEINCAAFGTTATASANRLEERIETLLTEAEPSYKGQGVIFVWIMTAFLPLLTLCLHR